In Chlorogloeopsis sp. ULAP01, one DNA window encodes the following:
- a CDS encoding M20 family metallopeptidase, whose amino-acid sequence MLTHIKDLAKTLAPRLIEIRRHIHSHPELSGQEYQTAAFVAGVLSSNGLHVREGVGKTGVIGELQGTGKDDRILAIRTDMDALPIQERTGLEFASRVQGLMHACGHDVHTTVGLGTAMVLSQIAEELPGKIRFLFQPAEEIAQGANWMVSDGVMEKVSGVLGVHVFPSIPAGSIGVRYGALTAAADDLEIIIFGESGHGARPHEAIDAIWIAAQVVTTLQQAISRTQNPLRPVVLSIGQINGGRAPNVIADRVQLLGTVRSLHPETRANLPNWIEKIVASVCNSYGAKYQVNYRQGVPSVQNDYLLTQLLQSGAEEAWGSDRVQVLPEPSLGAEDFSVYLEKAPGSMFRLGVGFPDRVINYPLHHPQFEVDESAIITGVVTMAYAAYKYWLVN is encoded by the coding sequence ATGCTTACCCATATTAAAGATTTAGCAAAAACACTCGCTCCCCGCTTAATAGAAATTCGCCGTCACATTCATTCTCACCCAGAACTGAGTGGGCAAGAGTACCAAACAGCTGCCTTTGTTGCTGGTGTTTTATCTTCTAACGGACTTCATGTTAGAGAGGGAGTGGGTAAAACTGGCGTAATCGGAGAATTGCAAGGTACTGGTAAAGACGATCGCATCTTAGCAATTCGTACTGATATGGATGCTTTGCCAATTCAAGAACGCACTGGTTTAGAGTTCGCTTCTCGTGTTCAAGGTTTGATGCACGCTTGTGGTCATGATGTTCATACCACAGTGGGTTTAGGAACGGCAATGGTACTATCTCAAATCGCAGAGGAGTTACCTGGAAAAATACGCTTTTTATTTCAGCCAGCAGAAGAAATTGCTCAAGGTGCCAACTGGATGGTATCAGATGGAGTAATGGAAAAAGTGAGTGGGGTATTGGGTGTTCATGTTTTTCCTTCCATCCCAGCTGGTTCAATTGGTGTACGCTACGGAGCCTTAACAGCAGCAGCAGACGATCTAGAAATTATTATCTTTGGAGAATCGGGACATGGTGCTCGCCCTCATGAGGCGATTGATGCAATTTGGATCGCCGCGCAAGTAGTTACTACGCTGCAACAAGCAATTAGCCGTACGCAAAATCCTTTGCGCCCTGTGGTGTTGAGCATTGGGCAAATTAATGGAGGCAGAGCGCCGAATGTAATTGCTGATCGAGTGCAGTTGTTAGGAACTGTGCGATCACTCCATCCAGAAACTCGTGCTAATTTACCAAACTGGATTGAAAAAATTGTCGCTAGTGTCTGCAATTCCTACGGTGCGAAATACCAAGTGAATTATCGCCAGGGGGTACCTAGTGTTCAAAATGATTATCTTTTAACACAGTTGTTGCAATCAGGAGCAGAAGAAGCTTGGGGAAGCGATCGCGTGCAAGTCTTACCCGAACCTTCTCTTGGTGCTGAAGATTTTTCCGTTTATTTAGAAAAAGCTCCTGGTTCTATGTTTCGTTTAGGTGTAGGTTTCCCAGATAGAGTCATTAACTACCCTTTACATCATCCTCAATTTGAAGTTGATGAATCTGCCATCATTACTGGAGTTGTGACTATGGCATATGCAGCCTATAAATATTGGCTGGTAAATTAA
- a CDS encoding peptide ligase PGM1-related protein produces the protein MQIVNISDGKETDPFRLLQSTLRDRWQNIEGPTNSDVDILVVPSLSIDQRELKKVEGYEHYEERLLFSLIRLWNPRNRLIYVTSVPLHPSIIDYYLQLLPGIPFSHARNRLLLLSTYDSSLKPLSQKILERPRLLNRIRQALRLDKSFMICYNTTPLESELSLKLGVPLYAADPKLQIWGTKSGSREIFAESGVPHPDGSQRVWSADDLAQAAAELWERQPTLKRMVVKLNEGISGEGNALLDLRPIAELAPDQASHAHRVAAISDCFPKLRFQAKQETWENFSERITELGAIVEAFVEGEIKRSPSVQGRITPLGEVEILSTHDQILGGPDGQIYLGCRFPADKTYRMQLQQLGLKVGKKLAEKGALERFGVDFIAVDQGNGEWDFQAIEINLRKGGTTHPFMTLKLLTNGRYDLSTGLFYSQQGRPKYYIATDNLHKERYQGLLPNDLMDIIAQHRLHFDTGTETGTIFHLMGCLSQFGKLGLTSIGDSPQQAEEIYNKVVKVLDEETGGNNNNFSSFSEYSFPPTWDGFSC, from the coding sequence ATGCAAATTGTGAACATTTCTGACGGGAAAGAAACTGACCCTTTTCGACTTCTTCAGTCAACGTTGCGCGATCGCTGGCAAAATATTGAAGGTCCTACAAATAGCGACGTTGATATTTTAGTCGTTCCTTCCCTGAGTATCGACCAGCGAGAACTCAAAAAGGTAGAAGGGTACGAACACTATGAAGAACGGCTTTTATTTTCCTTGATTCGGTTGTGGAATCCACGCAACAGGCTGATTTATGTCACTTCTGTACCACTTCATCCCAGCATCATCGATTATTATTTACAACTGTTGCCAGGAATTCCCTTTTCTCATGCTCGCAATCGCTTACTGCTTCTGTCCACTTACGATTCTTCTCTCAAACCCTTGAGTCAGAAAATATTAGAACGCCCCCGCTTACTCAATCGTATTCGTCAAGCCTTAAGATTAGACAAATCATTTATGATATGTTATAATACAACGCCTTTAGAATCAGAATTATCTTTAAAATTAGGCGTCCCCCTATACGCTGCTGACCCAAAATTGCAAATTTGGGGAACCAAAAGTGGCAGTAGAGAAATCTTCGCAGAAAGTGGGGTACCGCATCCAGATGGTAGTCAGAGAGTTTGGAGTGCAGACGATCTAGCACAAGCTGCCGCCGAATTGTGGGAGCGCCAACCAACATTAAAAAGGATGGTGGTAAAGCTCAATGAAGGCATTTCCGGAGAAGGTAACGCGCTTTTAGATTTGAGACCAATCGCTGAACTTGCACCTGATCAAGCTTCTCATGCCCACAGAGTAGCAGCGATTAGCGATTGTTTCCCCAAGCTACGTTTTCAAGCCAAACAAGAAACTTGGGAGAACTTTTCAGAACGAATCACTGAGCTAGGAGCAATTGTCGAAGCATTTGTAGAAGGAGAGATTAAGCGATCGCCCAGCGTGCAAGGACGGATTACACCCTTAGGCGAAGTAGAAATCCTCTCCACCCACGACCAAATTCTCGGAGGGCCAGACGGACAAATTTATCTTGGCTGTCGTTTTCCTGCTGACAAAACCTATCGGATGCAATTACAACAATTAGGATTGAAAGTTGGCAAAAAACTCGCCGAAAAAGGCGCATTAGAAAGATTTGGCGTAGATTTTATCGCCGTTGATCAAGGTAATGGAGAGTGGGATTTTCAAGCAATAGAAATCAATCTGCGTAAAGGCGGCACCACCCATCCCTTTATGACCCTGAAATTATTAACTAACGGGCGCTATGACCTTTCTACTGGCTTATTTTACTCTCAACAAGGACGTCCCAAATATTACATTGCCACCGACAACCTGCACAAAGAGCGCTATCAAGGGCTTCTACCCAACGACTTGATGGACATAATTGCCCAACATAGGCTGCATTTTGACACCGGCACCGAAACAGGAACAATATTCCATTTAATGGGTTGTCTTTCTCAATTTGGCAAGTTGGGATTAACCAGCATCGGTGATTCTCCCCAACAAGCAGAAGAAATTTATAATAAAGTCGTCAAAGTTCTAGATGAAGAAACTGGCGGCAATAATAACAATTTCTCCAGTTTCTCAGAATACTCTTTTCCCCCTACCTGGGATGGATTTAGTTGTTAG
- a CDS encoding serine/threonine-protein kinase: protein MSNKSAVHCINPNCLRPYPQPWGNKFCNSCGAPLELIDRYVPMARLGSGGFAQIYTVWDQKTQTEKVLKVLVEDSPKALELFAQEAAVLSCLRHPGVPKIDTDGYFQRYWSDSQGQLNLPCLVMEKIDGQTLENILQNYYPQGCPQELVFNWLTQAADILEHLHQRNIIHRDIKPSNLMLRNPSPIAGEQLVLIDFGGAKQFEKTNISSESRSTKLFSSGYSPPEQIAGVNIGPAADFYALGRTMIELLTGKHPADLEDPLTGEFSWRRQANVNPVFADLLDEMVSEDARSRPANTAILQRRLAQISDAFSSNVGQTSRHITPPVRTTAPAPISTFFWELEKTLQQAFTSSTNIVRKIIVFIFRAIVQLIRACLDTIWSMFLTCIGAGIGTIIGYFFAYRTTWGAEVGEVLSEQLTVLLANNQSILGSEILIFAGAGFGTAWGLTVAGGYGQRRRFLVASLMGMISYSFGWFILQLFTPKDNGEGLVGLILAAVSLFILGLGLRSHQIVHAVIAAFGTAIPFALLMSLKLSSNLFDLFRPTNNWEELWLKIAFFGLIGIFISFWLGVSYYLIVPGLRLLGWRK from the coding sequence GTGTCTAACAAGAGCGCGGTTCACTGCATAAATCCAAACTGCCTACGTCCTTATCCCCAACCTTGGGGTAACAAATTTTGCAACAGCTGTGGTGCGCCCTTAGAGCTGATAGACCGCTATGTGCCTATGGCGCGTTTAGGATCTGGAGGTTTTGCCCAAATTTATACTGTTTGGGATCAAAAAACACAAACAGAAAAAGTGCTGAAGGTATTGGTAGAAGATTCACCAAAAGCCCTAGAATTATTTGCCCAAGAGGCAGCAGTTTTAAGTTGTCTACGACATCCGGGTGTTCCCAAAATTGATACTGATGGTTATTTTCAACGCTATTGGTCAGATTCTCAAGGACAACTGAATCTGCCTTGTTTGGTAATGGAAAAAATTGACGGGCAGACGCTGGAAAATATTTTACAAAATTACTATCCTCAAGGATGCCCCCAAGAACTAGTGTTTAATTGGTTAACCCAAGCCGCAGACATTCTAGAGCATTTACACCAACGCAATATCATTCATCGTGACATCAAACCTTCTAACTTAATGTTGCGCAATCCTTCACCAATAGCAGGAGAGCAGTTGGTGCTCATCGATTTTGGTGGCGCAAAACAATTTGAAAAGACAAATATTAGTTCAGAATCGCGATCTACAAAATTATTTTCTTCTGGCTACAGTCCACCAGAACAAATAGCCGGTGTAAATATTGGGCCTGCGGCTGATTTTTATGCCCTCGGTCGGACGATGATTGAATTATTGACGGGCAAACATCCAGCAGATTTAGAAGATCCACTCACCGGAGAATTTAGTTGGCGCAGGCAAGCCAATGTTAATCCAGTATTTGCAGACTTGCTTGATGAGATGGTAAGCGAGGATGCGCGATCGCGTCCAGCAAATACAGCTATTCTTCAAAGACGTTTGGCACAAATCTCTGATGCATTTTCCAGCAATGTCGGACAAACTAGCCGCCACATTACTCCTCCTGTACGCACAACTGCACCAGCTCCGATTTCGACATTTTTCTGGGAACTAGAAAAAACTCTTCAACAAGCATTTACTAGTTCTACTAATATTGTCAGAAAAATTATAGTTTTTATATTTCGGGCGATCGTTCAGCTGATTAGAGCCTGCCTAGATACAATTTGGTCAATGTTTTTGACTTGTATCGGTGCTGGGATTGGTACAATTATTGGCTATTTCTTTGCATATCGGACAACCTGGGGAGCAGAAGTTGGTGAAGTTTTATCTGAGCAACTAACTGTATTACTGGCAAATAATCAATCTATACTGGGTTCAGAGATTCTGATATTTGCGGGCGCTGGTTTCGGAACTGCATGGGGATTGACGGTAGCGGGAGGCTACGGTCAAAGACGACGGTTTTTAGTCGCCTCACTGATGGGTATGATTAGCTACAGCTTTGGTTGGTTTATTTTGCAATTATTTACACCCAAAGATAATGGTGAGGGTTTGGTAGGATTGATTTTAGCTGCTGTTTCCCTGTTTATTTTAGGGTTAGGTCTTCGCAGCCATCAAATAGTTCATGCTGTCATTGCCGCTTTTGGCACTGCCATTCCATTTGCACTTTTGATGAGTTTGAAGCTTTCATCAAATTTGTTTGACTTATTTCGCCCCACTAATAATTGGGAAGAGTTGTGGCTGAAAATAGCCTTTTTTGGTCTTATTGGTATTTTTATTAGCTTCTGGCTAGGTGTGAGTTATTACCTAATAGTGCCAGGTTTACGCTTGCTGGGCTGGCGTAAATAA